DNA from Vibrio alfacsensis:
GGTGCTTGGAGCGGGAAGTTATCCAAGAAAAGCCCATATGATTGAGCAAATAATAAATGGAATCTGGATGGTAGTACTTACCAAACTCTTCGGCGATATAGGTATGGATGTCAGCGCCAGTTAACCTGCCCCAGATGAATCCTCTGCTCGATTCTTTATGTATAGGCTTAATTGCTCACGTTGTTGAGGATTAAGGAAAGCAGGCCGACCCGTTCTTGGTTTTTCTTGCAACCCATCAAGGCCATCCTCAAGGAACGTTTGTACCCATTTGTTGACACTAGTTCTGCTGACTTTAAGGAACTTGGCAATTTGGGTGCGAGAGTGACCATCTTTAAAGTGGGCCAACGCAAGTAATCGCATCAATTAGATCATATTTTTACTTAGATTGGTATAACTCTATCAGCGTTCTCTAAGAATCGATTATAAGCAGTGTATACTTTCGCCACAATATCCCGATAATCGTCAAAGTCTTGGTTGGTAAGATAGTGCTGACTGAGCCAACTCCAAACTTGCTCAATCGGGTTTAGTTCTGGTGAGTAGGGTGGGAGCTTGATGATACTGATATTATGGACCCCTTGTGCAATATCATTGGTGCGCTAGCCTGCACATTCATAGTGACCACTGCGTGACGACTTCTTTAGGTGACTGCGGAGATCTGCTTAAGGCGTTCAACCATGATCTCCTTGTTAACCCAAGAAGCAGCCATTGTTTGTCCTATCCCTCTAGTAGGGCATACTGAGCCAAACAAATAAGCATACTCAAATTGCTGTTGTTTTACCGCTCTCGGTCTTGAACCATGTTCAGCCCAAAGTCGAGTGGTCGTATTTTGCTAGCCAAATCTCGCTTCATCTTGAAACCAGACATCAACGCTCTCAAGTCATATATGGCCTGGAATCTTAAGTATCAATTCGATGAGGAATTTTTTCAAAGCTTGTCGCGCTTGGAGTGACAGCTTTGCTTAGGGAGTTTAGAGCGAGCGATCGTATTTTTCTTTAACTGGTATGTATCTGGATATTTAGATGAAATAAAAGCAGCCATTTGGCTGCCTAATCGTTATATTTCTCTGATCCTAATATATGGAATGTCGCTCAAAAAGCGTTTATTCCAACTCCCTTTCGGCCTGTTTCGCTTTCTCAATCATTGGTGTGATGGTTGAGCCTTGAATAAGAATTGAGAAAACAACCACAGAGTAAGTCATGACCATGATGATTTCTTTCACGTCGATTAGCTTATCAGGAATGACTAAGATCCCCGATGGAATCGAAAGAGCCATGGCTAAAGCAAGACCACCTCGTAAGCCTCCCCACGTTAGAATTCTTATCGACCAAGGGTTATACGTTCTGTAGCGTTTAAAGCCAATGTAAGAGATGAAAACACTTAGATAGCGAGCTGACAACACTAATGGAACCGATACTGCCATGAGAATCCAGTCTTCTTTGTGGAATTCGAACAGCAGCATAGACATACCGATCAAGAGGAAAAGGACACCGTTTAGAAACTCATCAACCAACTCCCAGAAGTGGTCTAGGTGATCTTCACTCTCTTTCGAGAAGCCAATAAAGCGCGTCCAGTTCCCAATCATAATTCCTGAGACTACCATCGCTAATGGACCTGATACATGTAGGTATTCTGCCAGGGCATAACCAGCGGTTGGAATGCCAATTGTTAGTAGCAATTCCATTGAATGATCATCGGTCGCACAAATTAAGTAGTGGAACAGAAGACCAAGTAAGAAACCATAAACAATTCCGCCCATCGCTTCTTGAATAAACAGTAATGCTACACTGCCAACCGTTGGCGCTTCTGTTCCGAATGCAATGGTAAAAATAGTGACAAAAATAACAAGGCCAAAACCATCATTAAAGAGTGACTCTCCTTCTATTTGTGTAGAGATGCGTTTTGGTGCATGTAACTTTTTGACGATAGCTAATACTGCGATGGGATCCGTTGGTGAGATTAATGCGCCAAAGAGTAAGCAATATACTAAATCGAATTGAATGCCGATAAGTAAACAAAATCCATAGAGAGCAAAACCGATGAAAAATGTCGAGAATAGTGTCGCTCCCAGAGCAAGAACAGTTATCTCCCACTTTTGATCTTTTAAATTGGGTAGTTTTATACCAAGACCACCTGCAAATAAAAGAAATCCAAGAATCCTTAAGTAAAAATCTTCAAAATTAATGCTAGTGATGGTTTCTGTTGCTATTTCAGTTAGTTGAAACCAACCATTTTGACCTGCAATTAGAATAAGAGAAAGTATCATTGAGCCTGCAGTGATTGCTATGGTGGTCTGCATTTTCCTATCTTGCTGTTTATAAAAGCAATTAGCATTGCAGCGGCAGATAAGAAACATAAAGTATGATATACCGACATGAGATTCTCTATTTGTAACAATTTATGAATGGAATTCTCGGACTATGTTGGCTAAATAGCAAACATTTTTCGAGATTATTTTGTTACTAGAAAGGATACAAAAAATCACAATTCGCATTTTGGACGTCTAGACTCCTCTAAATTGTGTGATAGGATGGTGAGATAATTAAGGGAATGAGGCTGTACTGTGGGAAGTAATGTAAGACAACAGATTGAAGCTCTATTGATGGAACGTATTCTGCTGATCGATGGTGGTATGGGTACCATGATTCAAGGATACAAACTTGAAGAGCAAGATTATCGAGGAGAGCGCTTTGCTGATTGGCATTGCGACCTAAAAGGCAACAACGACTTGTTGGTGCTGACTCAGCCTCAATTGATTAAAGAAATTCATTGCGCTTATCTGGAAGCTGGCGCAGATATTCTTGAAACGAACACCTTTAACGCAACGACTATTGCGATGGCTGACTATGAGATGGAGCGTTTGAGCGAAGAGATAAATTTCGCAGCCGCTAAACTCGCTCGTGAAGCCGCTGATGAATGGACCCTTAAAACCCCTGATCGTCCGCGATATGTTGCCGGTGTTCTTGGTCCTACCAATCGAACTTGTTCTATTTCTCCTGATGTGAACGATCCTGGCTATCGAAATG
Protein-coding regions in this window:
- a CDS encoding transposase; amino-acid sequence: MAQGVHNISIIKLPPYSPELNPIEQVWSWLSQHYLTNQDFDDYRDIVAKVYTAYNRFLENADRVIPI